A segment of the Amycolatopsis thermophila genome:
AAGGCCGGGTTCGACCTCGAGCTGATCGAGATGACCCGCAAGGTGGTCACCGTGCCGGTGATCGCCAGCGGGGGAGCGGGCGCGGTCGAGCACTTCCTGCCCGCCGTCCGGGCCGGGGCGGACGCGGTGCTCGCCGCCAGCGTGTTCCACTTCGGACAGCTGAAGATCGGTGCGGTGAAGGACGCCCTGCGCGCCGGTGGGGTCGAGGTCCGGTGAGCCTGGCACCCGAACTGGCCCAGCGGCTCAAGCGCACCGCCGATGGCCTGGTGTGCGCCGTGGTGGTCGACCACGCGACGTCCGACGTGCTGATGGTGGCGTGGATGAACGACGAGGCGCTGGAGCGCACGCTGACCACGCGGCGTGGCACGTACTTCTCGCGCAGCCGTCAGCAGCTGTGGGTCAAGGGCGAGACGTCCGGGCACGTGCAGCACGTGCGCGAGGTCCGCCTCGACTGCGACGCCGACACGCTGCTGGTGCGCGTCGACCAGACCGGCCCGGCCTGCCACACGGGCACGCGGACCTGCTTCGACGGCGCCGACCGGCTGCTGCTGGCCGACGAGGGCTAGCCGATCTCGCCGGTCAGGTACCGCTGCAGCGTCGGCCCGATGGCGGCCGCCAGCGTCTCGATGTCCGTGGTCGAGAACGGCTCGAACCTGGCCACGTACCGGGCCATCCCGATGCCCACCATCTGGGACGCGCACAGCGACGCGCGCAGTTCCGGCCGGTCCGGCGACACGTGCGAGACCACGTTGTCCAGCACGTGCCGGATCAGGAAGTCCTTCAGGCTCAGCGCCGCCTGGTCGTGGCTGGCGATGCTGCGCACCAGGGCCGGGAACGCGCCACCATCGGTCGCGTCCCACACGGTCAGGAACCGCCGCACGATGCGTTTCCCCAGCCCGTCCACCGGCCCGTCCATCAGTTCGGACACCAGCTGGACCGGGTCGAACGGCAGCTGCAGCACGGCCTGCGCGAACAGGCCCTCCTTGCCGCCGAACCAGTGGTTGACCATGGCCGCGTCGACGCCGGCGCGCCGGGCGATCGCGCGTACGGTGGCGCCCTCGTAGCCGCTTTCGCTGAAGACCTCGCGCGCGGCGGCCACGAGCGCGGCCCGGGTGTCCTGGCCGCCGGGCCGCCGGCCGCGCCGCTTGGCGGGCGTAGGCTGTTCCGCGGTACTCACCCATCCATGATGGCCCGTTCCGGGGTAAAATTCAACGCGACGTGAATTAGTGCCCGGTGCGAAGAGTGTCGGTCCCGCGCGGCACAATGGCTCCATGGTCAGTGCGAATCCCACCGACGGCGGCCTCGGTTCGGTGAGCCCCGCACGCGACGAGTTCCGCGCCCTCGCCGAGGGCCGTCGCGTGATCCCGGTGGTCCGGCGGCTCCTCGCGGACGGCGAGACGCCCGTCGGGGTCTACCGCAAGCTCGCGGCCGACCGGCCGGGCACGTTCCTGTTCGAATCGGCCGAGAACGGGCAGTCGTGGTCGCGCTGGTCGTTCATCGGCGTGCGCAGCCCCGCCGCGCTGACCGTGCGTGACGGCCGGGCGGTGTGGGAGGGCACTCCGCCGGTGGGCCTGCCGACCGAGGGCGACCCGCTGACCGTGCTGCGCGAGACCGTCGCCGCACTGCACACCGAGCCGCTGCCCGGCCTGCCGCCGCTGACCGGCGGGATGGTCGGCTACCTCGGCTACGACGCCGTCCGCTGGCTGGAGAAGCTGCCCGAGCTGGCCGAGAAGGACATCGACATCCCCGAGCTGACCATGCTCCTGGCCACCGACCTGGCGGCCGTGGACCACCACGAGGGCACGGTCACGCTCATCGCGAACGCGGTCAACTGGGACGACTCCCCGGAGCGGGTCGACGCGGCCTACGACGACGCGGTCCGCCGGCTCGAGGACATGACCGAGCGCCTCGGCGCCGCCGCGCCCGCGACCGCCGCGGTGTTCGAACGGCCCGCGCCCGAGTTCGAGCGCCGCCGCAGCCAGGCCGACTACTTCGCGGCCGTGGAGAAGGCGGTCGAGGCGATCAAGGCCGGCGAGGCGTTCCAGGTCGTGCCTTCGCAACGGTTCGAGATCCCCACCCAGGCCGACGCGCTGGACGTCTACCGCGTGCTGCGGACGTCGAACCCGAGCCCGTACATGTACCTCGTGCGGCTGGACGGGTTCGACATCGTCGGATCCAGCCCCGAGTCCCTGGTCACGGTCCGCGACGGCCGCGCCACCACGCACCCGATCGCCGGCACCCGCTGGCGCGGCGCGGACCCGGAGGAGGACGCGCAGCTGGCCAAGGACCTCCTGGCCGACGAGAAGGAGCGCGCCGAGCACCTGATGCTGGTCGACCTCGGCCGCAACGACCTGGGCAAGGTGTGCCGCCCGGGCACCGTGCGGGTGGTCGACTTCTTCACGATCGAGCGGTACAGCCACGTGATGCACATCGTGTCGACCGTCACCGGCGAGCTGGCCGAGGGCAAGACGGCCTTCGACGCGGTCGCGGCGTGCTTCCCGGCCGGCACCCTGTCCGGCGCCCCGAAGGTGCGCGCGATGGAGCTGATCGAGGAGCTGGAGCCGACCCGCCGCGGGCTCTACGGCGGTGTCGTCGGCTACCTCGACTTCGCCGGCGACGCCGACACCGCGATCGCCATCCGCACCGCGCTGATCCGGGACGGGATCGCGTACGTGCAGGCCGGCGGCGGGGTCGTCGCCGACTCGGTCCCGGAGTACGAGGACAACGAATGCCTGAACAAGGCCCGCACGGTGCTCTCCGCGGTCGCCGCCGCGCAGACCCTGGTGCCACCGCGGAAGCTGGACCCGGCCGATGACGTCGCCACCGTCCAGTAAGCGTCCACTGTGGATGGTCGTGGCCGCCCTGCTGCCGGCCGCGGCCGCGCTGTGGGGTTCGTCCCGGCTGGTGTGGTCCGCCGAGCTGCGGGACGCCGGCGTGCGCGGCATGGTGCTCGACAAGCACACCGGTGCGGAGACCACGGGTGCGCTGGTGCCGCTGGCCGTGCTCGCGCTGGCCGGCGTCGCCGGGCTGATCGCGGCGAGCGGGTGGCTGCGGCGCGTGCTCGGGATCGTGATCGCGCTGGCCGGGATCGCCGCCGGCTGGCTGGCGATCGACGGCTGGCGCTTCGGTGGTTTCCCCGAGGGTGCTCCGGCCGGGCAGATCTTCGCCGGCCGGGGACTGGCCCTGCTGGCGGGAATTCTCATGCTCGTCGCCGGGTTGATCGCCGGTAAGGGCGCCGGGCGCATGGCGAAGCTGGGTGCCCGGTACGAAGCTCCGGCCGGCCGCAAGAAGGCGGCCAAGGACCCCGACACGGAACTCTGGGAGGCGCTCTCCGACGGCGAAGATCCGACTACTGATCGGTAGCGGCGGGCGATTTCGCTGCTGGACAAGGCAAGTCCGACCCGGAACCGGTCCGCGCAGGTGGGCGGGTTAGCATCTTTTCTGCGGGAAGGGGAAGGTGTTTGTGAGCCAGCTTTCGAGTGAATGTGCGACAACCGGTGAGGTTGCGCCGTGACCGTTCTCGAAGACATCGTCGCCGGCGTCCGGGAGGATCTCGCCGAGCGTGAGAAGGCGCTCCCGTTCGACGACCTGAAGCGGCTCGCCGCGCAGGCGCCGCCACCGCGGGACGCCCTGTCCGCGCTGCGTGACTCGTCCATCGGCGTCATCGCCGAGGTCAAGCGCCGCAGTCCGTCCAAGGGCTCGCTCGCCGACATCCCCGACCCGGCCGCCCTCGCCAAGGACTACGAGGCCGCCGGCGCGCGCGTCATCAGCGTGCTCACCGAGCAGCGCCGGTTCGGCGGCTCGCTGGCCGACCTGGACGCCGTCCGCGCCGCGGTGGACATCCCGATCCTGCGCAAGGACTTCATCGTCAGCCCCTACCAGGTGCACGAGGCCCGCGCGCACGGCGCCGACCTGGTTCTGCTGATCGTCGCCGCGCTGGAACAGAACGCCTTGATGGCGCTGCTCGACCGGGTCGAGTCGCTGGGCATGACCGCGCTGGTCGAGGTGCACAACGCCGAGGAGGCCGACCGGGCCCTCGAGGCCGGCGCCAAGGTCATCGGCATCAACGCCCGCAACCTGCACACCCTCGAGGTCGACCGGGACGTCTTCGGCCGCCTGGCGCCGGGCCTGCCGTTCGACACGGTGAAGGTCGCCGAGTCCGGTGTCCGCGGCCCCGGTGATCTGATGGCCTACGCCGGCCACGGCGCCGACGCGGTGCTGGTCGGCGAGGGCCTGGTGGCCTCGGGCGACCCGAAGGGCGCCCTGATGAAGCTGGTCACCGCCGGATCGCACCCCGCCTGCCCGAGGCCGAGCCGATGAACGAGCACCCGCACCACGACGAGCACGACCCCGACGAGCGCGGCTACTGGGGCCCCTACGGCGGCCGGTTCATGCCCGAGGCGCTGGTCGGTGTCGTCGACGAGGTGTCCGCCGAGTACGACAAGGCCCGGCTCGACCCGGACTTCGAGGCCGAGTTCAAGCGGCTGCTGCGCGATTACGCCGGACGGCCGTCGCTGCTGACCGAGGCGGAGCGGTTCGCCGAGCACGCGGGCGGCGCGCGGATCTTCCTCAAGCGCGAGGACCTCAACCACACCGGGTCCCACAAGATCAACAACGTGCTGGGTCAGGCGCTGCTCACCAAGCGGATGGGCAAGAAGCGGGTCATCGCCGAGACCGGCGCGGGCCAGCACGGCGTCGCCACCGCCACCGCGTGCGCCCTGATGGGCCTCGAGTGCGTGGTCTACATGGGTGAGGTCGACACCGAGCGGCAGGCGCTGAACGTCGCGCGGATGCGGCTGCTGGGCGCCGAGGTGGTGCCGGTCAAGAGCGGGTCGCGCACGCTGAAGGACGCGATCAACGAGACGCTGCGGGACTGGGTCGCCAACTCCGACACCACGCACTACATCTTCGGCACCGCCGCGGGCCCGTACCCGTTCCCGTTGATGGTGCGCAACTTCCACAAGGTCATCGGCGAGGAGGCGCGCGCGCAGATCCTCGAGCAGACCGGCCGGCTGCCGGACGCGGTCGCGGCCTGCGTCGGCGGCGGTTCCAACGCGATCGGCATCTTCCACGGCTTCATCGACGACCCGGACGTCCGGCTCGTCGGCCTGGAGCCCGGCGGCGAGGGCCTCGACGGCAACCGGCACGGCGCGACCCTGACCAAGGGCACGCCCGGCAACCTGCACGGCGCGGTGTCGTACCTGCTGCAGGACGAGGACGGCCAGACGGTCGAGTCGCACTCGATCTCCGCCGGACTGGACTACCCGGGCGTCGGTCCCGAGCACGCGTGGCTCAAGGACAGCGGCCGCGCCGAGTACCGGCCGATCACCGACGCCGAGGCGATGGAGGCGTTCGCGCTGCTGTCGCGCACCGAGGGCATCATCCCGGCGATCGAGTCGGCCCACGCGCTGGCCGGCGCGATCCAGCTGGGCCGGGAGCTCGGGCGCGCCGGGCTGATCGTGGTCAACCTGTCGGGCCGCGGTGACAAGGACATGGACACGGCCGCGAAGTACTTCGGATTGGTGGACAAGTCGTGAGCCTGCCGGAGCTGTTCGCCCGGACGAAGAGCGAGGGCCGGGCGGCGCTGGTCGGCTACCTGCCCGCCGGCTACCCGACCGTGCCGGGGTCGAAGGACCTGTTCGCGGCCATGCTGGACGCGGGCGCGGACCTCGTCGAGGTCGGCGTGCCCTACTCCGATCCGGTGATGGACGGACCGACCATCCAGCTCGCCGCCGACGCCGCGCTGAAGAACGGCTTCCGCCTGCGCAACGTGTTCGAGGTCGTCGAGTCGGTCGCCGCCCGCGGTGGCCGCGCCGTCGTGATGACCTACTGGAACCCGGTGCGGCGGTACGGGGTCGAGGCGTTCGCGCGGGACCTCGCCGCCGCCGGTGGCCTGGGCATGATCACGCCGGACCTGATCCCGGACGAGGCCGGCGAGTGGCTGGCCGCCTCGGAGCAGCACGGTCTGGACCGCATCTTCCTGGTCGCGCCGTCCTCGTCCGAGGAGCGGATCGACCTGACGGTCAGGGCGTGTTCCGGATTCGTCTACGCGGCGGCCGTCATGGGCGTCACCGGCGCGCGCGACCAGGTGAGCGGGGCCGCCGCCGACCTGGTGCGCCGGACGCGGGCCCACACCGACCTGCCGGTCGGCGTCGGGCTGGGCGTCAAGTCGCGTGAGCAGGCCGCCGAGATGGCCGGGTTCGCGGACGCGGTGATCGTGGGCTCCGCCCTGGTGTCCGCGGCGGCGGGGGGAACGGAGCCGGTGCACGCGCTGACCGGTGAGCTCGCCGAGGGCGTCCGGCAGGCCGTCGCCACCGCCTGATCTTCCGGGGCCACCGCGCCGGCTTCGTCGGAAACAGGTAGCCGTCGCCGGGCTTGATCGGCAGACTGGCGGGCATGCCCTACGAACTCGCGCAGGTGAACGTCGGCCGTCTGGCGGCGCCGTTGACCTCGCCCCAGCTCAAGGACTTCGTGGACGCGCTGGACCCGGTCAACGCACTCGCCGACGCCGCACCCGGGTTCGTGTGGCGGCTGCAGACGGAGGAGGGCAACGCGACCGCGGTGCCGGCGTTCCAGTGGGACGCGGGCGGCAGCGCGGGGGTCATCGTGAACATGTCGGTGTGGCGGTCGGTCGAGGACCTGGCCGCCTACGTGTATTCGGGGGAGCACCGGGAGGTCCTCAAACGCCGGCGCGAGTGGTTCGAGCGGATGCGTGAGGCCTTCACCGCGCTGTGGTGGGTGCCCGAGGGGCACCGGCCGAGCACCGACGAGGCCGAAGAGCGCGTGCGGCACCTGCGGGCGCACGGGCCGACGCCGTACGCCTTCACGTTCCGGGACACGTTCGGGCCGTCCGGTTCGGCGGCCTCCCCCGGCCGCGCGGACCGGGCCGGCAAGGCATGAGCGCGGGGAAGGTGCTGTCGGTCAACGTCGGGGCCGAGCGGGAGCTGCGGGACGCCGATCTGGGCGTCACCGGGATCGACAAGCGACCCGTGGCGGGCCCCGTGTTCGTCGCCGCGCCGGGGCCGCGCGGCTCCGGAGCGAGCGGCGTGGCCGGTGACGTGATCTGCGACCTGCGCCACCACGGCGGCGACGACCAGGCGGTGTACGCGTACGCGCGGGAGGACCTCGACGTCTGGGCGTCCGAGCTGGACCGCGACCTGCCGCCCGGTGTG
Coding sequences within it:
- the hisI gene encoding phosphoribosyl-AMP cyclohydrolase — translated: MSLAPELAQRLKRTADGLVCAVVVDHATSDVLMVAWMNDEALERTLTTRRGTYFSRSRQQLWVKGETSGHVQHVREVRLDCDADTLLVRVDQTGPACHTGTRTCFDGADRLLLADEG
- a CDS encoding TetR/AcrR family transcriptional regulator, with the translated sequence MSTAEQPTPAKRRGRRPGGQDTRAALVAAAREVFSESGYEGATVRAIARRAGVDAAMVNHWFGGKEGLFAQAVLQLPFDPVQLVSELMDGPVDGLGKRIVRRFLTVWDATDGGAFPALVRSIASHDQAALSLKDFLIRHVLDNVVSHVSPDRPELRASLCASQMVGIGMARYVARFEPFSTTDIETLAAAIGPTLQRYLTGEIG
- a CDS encoding anthranilate synthase component I, with the translated sequence MVSANPTDGGLGSVSPARDEFRALAEGRRVIPVVRRLLADGETPVGVYRKLAADRPGTFLFESAENGQSWSRWSFIGVRSPAALTVRDGRAVWEGTPPVGLPTEGDPLTVLRETVAALHTEPLPGLPPLTGGMVGYLGYDAVRWLEKLPELAEKDIDIPELTMLLATDLAAVDHHEGTVTLIANAVNWDDSPERVDAAYDDAVRRLEDMTERLGAAAPATAAVFERPAPEFERRRSQADYFAAVEKAVEAIKAGEAFQVVPSQRFEIPTQADALDVYRVLRTSNPSPYMYLVRLDGFDIVGSSPESLVTVRDGRATTHPIAGTRWRGADPEEDAQLAKDLLADEKERAEHLMLVDLGRNDLGKVCRPGTVRVVDFFTIERYSHVMHIVSTVTGELAEGKTAFDAVAACFPAGTLSGAPKVRAMELIEELEPTRRGLYGGVVGYLDFAGDADTAIAIRTALIRDGIAYVQAGGGVVADSVPEYEDNECLNKARTVLSAVAAAQTLVPPRKLDPADDVATVQ
- a CDS encoding Trp biosynthesis-associated membrane protein → MTSPPSSKRPLWMVVAALLPAAAALWGSSRLVWSAELRDAGVRGMVLDKHTGAETTGALVPLAVLALAGVAGLIAASGWLRRVLGIVIALAGIAAGWLAIDGWRFGGFPEGAPAGQIFAGRGLALLAGILMLVAGLIAGKGAGRMAKLGARYEAPAGRKKAAKDPDTELWEALSDGEDPTTDR
- the trpC gene encoding indole-3-glycerol phosphate synthase TrpC, encoding MTVLEDIVAGVREDLAEREKALPFDDLKRLAAQAPPPRDALSALRDSSIGVIAEVKRRSPSKGSLADIPDPAALAKDYEAAGARVISVLTEQRRFGGSLADLDAVRAAVDIPILRKDFIVSPYQVHEARAHGADLVLLIVAALEQNALMALLDRVESLGMTALVEVHNAEEADRALEAGAKVIGINARNLHTLEVDRDVFGRLAPGLPFDTVKVAESGVRGPGDLMAYAGHGADAVLVGEGLVASGDPKGALMKLVTAGSHPACPRPSR
- the trpB gene encoding tryptophan synthase subunit beta gives rise to the protein MNEHPHHDEHDPDERGYWGPYGGRFMPEALVGVVDEVSAEYDKARLDPDFEAEFKRLLRDYAGRPSLLTEAERFAEHAGGARIFLKREDLNHTGSHKINNVLGQALLTKRMGKKRVIAETGAGQHGVATATACALMGLECVVYMGEVDTERQALNVARMRLLGAEVVPVKSGSRTLKDAINETLRDWVANSDTTHYIFGTAAGPYPFPLMVRNFHKVIGEEARAQILEQTGRLPDAVAACVGGGSNAIGIFHGFIDDPDVRLVGLEPGGEGLDGNRHGATLTKGTPGNLHGAVSYLLQDEDGQTVESHSISAGLDYPGVGPEHAWLKDSGRAEYRPITDAEAMEAFALLSRTEGIIPAIESAHALAGAIQLGRELGRAGLIVVNLSGRGDKDMDTAAKYFGLVDKS
- the trpA gene encoding tryptophan synthase subunit alpha, translated to MSLPELFARTKSEGRAALVGYLPAGYPTVPGSKDLFAAMLDAGADLVEVGVPYSDPVMDGPTIQLAADAALKNGFRLRNVFEVVESVAARGGRAVVMTYWNPVRRYGVEAFARDLAAAGGLGMITPDLIPDEAGEWLAASEQHGLDRIFLVAPSSSEERIDLTVRACSGFVYAAAVMGVTGARDQVSGAAADLVRRTRAHTDLPVGVGLGVKSREQAAEMAGFADAVIVGSALVSAAAGGTEPVHALTGELAEGVRQAVATA
- a CDS encoding DUF3291 domain-containing protein, producing the protein MPYELAQVNVGRLAAPLTSPQLKDFVDALDPVNALADAAPGFVWRLQTEEGNATAVPAFQWDAGGSAGVIVNMSVWRSVEDLAAYVYSGEHREVLKRRREWFERMREAFTALWWVPEGHRPSTDEAEERVRHLRAHGPTPYAFTFRDTFGPSGSAASPGRADRAGKA